The proteins below come from a single Oncorhynchus masou masou isolate Uvic2021 unplaced genomic scaffold, UVic_Omas_1.1 unplaced_scaffold_15258, whole genome shotgun sequence genomic window:
- the LOC135531134 gene encoding LOW QUALITY PROTEIN: calcium-binding protein 2-like (The sequence of the model RefSeq protein was modified relative to this genomic sequence to represent the inferred CDS: inserted 1 base in 1 codon) codes for LKEAFGEFDKDKDGYISCKELGECMRTMGYMPTEMELIELSQNICGGRVDFEDFVELMGPKMLAETADMIGVKELXDAFKEFDSNGDGQISLAELKEAMKKLVGEQLNQPEIDEILRDVDLNGDGLLDFEEFVRMMSR; via the exons AGCTGAAGGAGGCGTTCGGGGAGTTTGATAAGGATAAAGATGGCTACATCAGCTGTAAGGAACTGGGAGAGTGCATGAGGACTATGGGGTACATGCCCACTGAGATGGAGCTCATCGAACTCAGCCAGAACAtct GTGGAGGCAGAGTGGACTTTGAGGACTTTGTGGAGCTGATGGGTCCCAAAATGTTGGCAGAGACAGCAGACATGATTGGAGTGAAGGAGC AGGATGCTTTCAAAGAA tTTGACTCGAACGGGGACGGTCAGATAAGCCTGGCTGAACTGAAGGAGGCCATGAAAAAGCTGGTGGGGGAGCAGCTCAACCAACCAGAGATTGACGAGATCCTCCGAGATGTCGACCTCAACGGGGACGGCCTGCTCGACTTCGAGG AGTTTGTCAGGATGATGTCTCGCTGA